TCCTACCtgctggaggagaaaaaaacagGATTTCAAAAAATGAGACTGTGATGGATTTAACACAAAACGTTACTGCAAACATTGCTACACATTTGGAACCAGGAGCACACCAGAATAGTAACTCCAAACCCCCAGAAGAAGACAAAGCTATTACGTTTTCTGGAAATGACACAGCGATGGATATAACACAAACTGTTACTCCAATAATTGATATTCCTTTTGAACCCGGAACACGCCTCAATACTAGCTTTGTACCTGCTGGACGGGAAAACATCAGGTTTTCAGCAAATGACACAGCGATGGATTTAACGGATAACCTCATTGCAAACATTGCTACATATTTTAAACCAGGTGCATACCAGAATAGTAACATACACCTTGAAAGAGGCAAAACTATTGGGTTTTGTCCAAATGACCGAGTAATGACTATGACACAAAACCTCACTGGAATAATTGATGCTCCCTTTGAACCAGGAGCACAGAAAGATGTCCACTTTCTACCCGGTGGAGGAGAGAAAACCATAAGATTTTCAGCAAATGACGCAGCAATGGATGTGACGCAAAACCTTACTGCAATAAATGATACACTCTTTAAACAAGGTCAAAATCACAATATGAAGTATGTACATGCTGGAAGAGAGAAAAATGGTTTGTCAACAAATAGCACAGTAATGGATCTGACAGGGAACCTCACAGCAAGCACTGCTACAAATTTGGAACCAGATCTACATCCGAATGCTAACACCATACCTCCTGGAAGAGAGAACTCTATTTGCTTTTCTGACAACGGTGCAGTGATGGATACGAGGCAAAGTATTGCTTCAAAAATTCATACTCCCTTTAAACCAGGAGCACACAAAAATGTCCGATCTGTACCCCCTGGGGGAGAGAAAACAATCttgttttcagaaaatgatgCCGCAATGGATATTACACAAAACCCTACTGCAATCATTTATACTCCCTTTGAATTAGGAGTAAACCACATGACTAATTTTGTATCGGCTGGAAGAGATAAAACTATCAGGTTTTCGACAAATGACGTAGCAATGGATGTTGCTCAAAATGGACATGGAAACGTTGCTACACATATGGAACCATATGCACACCAGAATAGTAACTTCGTACTAGCTACAGGAGAAAAAACTATTAGGTTTTTAGAAAAAGATGCAGCAATGGATCTGACAGGGACCCTCACCACAAACATTGCTTCATATCAACCAGCAGCCCACCAAAATGTCGACTTTGCACTTGATGGAGGAGTGAAAGCACTGAAGCAAAGCCTCCCCACAAACAATGATTCACATTTGGAACAAGGAGTACCCCAAAATCAGCCAATTGGGGGAGAGAATATCATTAGTTTTTCAACAAGGAAAACTCCAATAGATGTGACACAAAGTCTCACCATGAAAATTGATGCACCTTTTGAAGTACGAGCACACCAGTATCCTCACTTTGTACTTGCTGGAGAAGAGAGAATACAGAAGTTTCCAGCAAAAGATGCAACTATGGGTGTGGAGCAACGCCTCCcaaaaaacattgattcggATTTGGAACCAGGACCACACCACAATGAACCTACCAATGAACTAGGTACAAACCAGAATGTTAACTTTATACCTACAGTGAGAGCGAATGGTATGAGAGTTTCAGTAAATGATGCTGCTAATGAAGTGACAAAAAGTAATCCTCCACTTGAACCAGCAACACACCAGAATGTTAACTTTCGACCTGCTGGAGAAGGGAAATTGCAGAGGTTTTCAGCAAACGACTCTGCTGTGGATGCAACGCAAAGCATCCCTGCAAACATTGATACAGATTTGGAAGGAGGAGCATGCCACAATGATCTTACCAGTAAATCAGCTACACACCAAAATTTTAACATCTTACCTGCAGTTCCAGAGACTTCTGTGAGATTTCGAGTCAACGATGCTGCTTTGGAATTGCCAGAAAGTCATGCTACAAACACGACTTGTTTTAAGCCACAGACTCAACAAAATGAAGAGTGTTTTACTTTTGGAGAAGAGAAGTCCATAAAGTTGAATACAAATGATGCACCTGTAGATGTAACACAATGTCACACTGTAAACATTGCCGTTAGGTCACTATCCAATGGCGTTCCTCAAGCTAAGAAACAAGAAGAGCTGTGTGGTGTgccaaaaaatacatctttattaGTTCCTGGTTTAAATCCAGaacaaaatatcttttgtaATGCAGGTTTCGCTTCAACTTATCCCATGATCATGAAAGCAGGCCCTCCAGCAGAACCATATGTTGGAGAATCTGATAACAAAAATCAATTAATCCCAGTGCAGGCAAAAACTTTGTATGTGGATAATCAGtacaaagttgcagaaatgaaAGCTGTTTATGATAGTCCTTTAAGTAAGGTGAAGAACAAGGATGGCTCTTCACAAGTAGCAGAGACTGATAAAAACATCAACCTGAGAGAGATTCAAACAAGCTTTATTGTTGGAGACGGTTGCTCAGGTGAACCCAGTCAATGTGAGTCCTCCACACAACAGCCATATGCTGTTGTTCAAGAGAGCAGAGGGATGACTTCACAGCAAACCCATGAAGCGCTGGAACTATCTACCCAAGGTGTAGTGGAACGTCCAGATGCCCTCGACTCGAAAGAAACTCTGAGAAGCAATGAAGCTCATTTGAGAAATAATACCAGCCCTTTGTCACAGAAGTTAAATTTACCTAATGCCGGTGACATTTGCAGTAGTTCGAGTCCTTCCACGCAGTCCAGACGAGTAAGTTTAGCTAATCTTCAGTTAAAACTGAAGCGTTTGAGCTGCATTACAAGCAAACCCTCTGAGATTACTGACAAAGAGAGCTGCACTGCACCTTTGCCTTATTTGgatgctgacaaaaatacaaaagctGACAAAAACGATTTGGTCCCTGAAGTTGTGCCCGATGTTAAAACAGACTTTGAAAACATTGAGGATGATGATACACAAAATGGTCTGCAAGACTACACACCAACTGTTTTCCAATTTAAAACAACAGAGCTTATGTCAAGACTGTCAATAACAGGTTTTAAGCCAAAGATCCCACAAAGAAGCCCACCTGACGAACTAAAGAAGGCAAATTCGAGCTATGCCAATTCCCAGGAAAAATCCGTGTGTATGACAAGAACTGAAAATATTATGAGTAAATTGAAGAACTGGAGTGATGATGGGAGTGATATTAATGATGAAGTTTTCTATGATGGTGGCGAAGATTTATCAGAAACACTGGACACAGAACGTACCCACGACCTCTTTGAAAACATATGTTTTGAAGATTTCAACATAGATGAAACCTTACTAGATAAGGTTTTTCAAGAAAAGAAACCAAATGGTATCCAAGGAATAAAAAGACCCTTACCATCAGAGGAAAACAATGCAgagcacaaaaagaaaatgaaagcttCCAGTCAGGTGGTCCCTGAGCCTGTTGAAATGGTACGTAAATACACAAGTTTCAAAACCAGGTACATAAACCCCAATTTATGCAATGGTAACACAACGTTTGGTTTCTTACCAGGGAGCACTGGGTCATGTTCTGGAAAATGATCGCGAGAACAATACTACAGTTCCAACATCGTCAAATCAGGCCATGGATTCCTCCAACAGTACTCACACAGACAGCAGCCGATATGACCCTCCATTTAATTCTAGTGCGTATATTTTCCTGGTGTATGTTatatcaatttttatttaaactgtTATTGTCATTGATTGTGtggtggtacactcgcctgactttggtgcatgtagcgtgggttcagttcccactcggtGACTGTCAATATATGCCCTCtgactgattggcgaccaattaagggtgtactccgcctttcgcccaaagttggctgggataggctccagcactccattgaacattgtgaggataagcggctttaaaactggatagatggatattaatattacatttttttttttttttttttttttttccagattttaaaCAGAGCATGTTGGAATCCCAGCTTGAAGACTGTGATCTACAGGTTGATTTTCAGATCTGAATTCACAAGTTCGTTTTCCCCACAAATCCCATGCATtaattttcatatttcttttgcAGAAATTACACGATGGCAGTATAACAATGCTAGAGTTCTTTAAACTCTTCAACATAGACTTTGTGATCCATAAGCCCCGCCAAAGCGTCATTCCCAGCAGGGTATGTTTATTCTACCAAAAAGATATTCACAAAATGGACATgcaataatgattttttttttttcggtgtgcTCAGCTCCCATTCAACACTGATCACTCACCAATGGATGTATTGAGAGACAGACTTATAAATCGTCCTAAAGAAAAGGTCTATGAATCTGATTTTGAGATCCTCTCTGGAAAGGTTGAAGGGTAAGaagaagagtatttttttttaattatagtcACAAGTGTCACTCAAAGTAGTTGTCTTAAAAGTCTATGGTGCaccgtgttttttttgtgttttcaggtTGAATTGCAGAATGTCGGACTTAAGCAAACCTCTGAAGATACTCAATAAATGTCTGTGGGAAGAGTTGAAAGAATGGTCAGGAAAGGAGGTATTtttaaagcccaggtgtcatccatataaacattctaaaatagatattgtaatgaaaaatacatataacagtattcacgtcaatgtctatacgaaaaaaaagtgagcggagagcacgtcatccatgcacaaagttgcgcaattgagtgtccttcgacatccaagtggtcgccatatcagttgcgtcatctgtccttgatgtcatcgtcacttacgccgttgaaaacgcgcagtgcctgctactacggaagccaaacaacagagatatttgcatttttctgacgccccttctggcaccgaagttcttttcgaaaaggacaacaccacataacagagtgaagttaccggggcaatattacactattgtttcgagccctcagggcaatattacactattgtttcgagccatattcagatgatatccgatccactcccgcggcggagatgagcgaTCGCGggtcatcgcagctggccggtgtggcttatgacagagtcgAGCGGtactgctttagtcacagtcgagccggggcgctttatacgcgactgagtaatgcattctcggctgggttcttcagagctgcctccgtcgcaaagcccgacgtgcagtcttcgcagaagctgtgaccactggaacacggcgcctcagcctgtgtggctgagtttcagccCAGTGGTGGcatatgaggaggaggaggagactagctatgttgcttttaggggtatgttcaaagtcgccgcagtactcgatgaacactatcgagacattgttggctgggcgacgcgcacatcgacacatttcatacgcagataTTTTggtacgttatgagagagaccgattacgtggtccgccccaaactatttttttttttttttggagctgtatacacctacctgttatttggaacccacgaagctctcgtccactgcacccgtgcaatccatttttcacaacgaacagcgtctctttcaaacttatgaagggtaattccattctcccgagtgttcaagcaatgtacagcaatgcaatgagccggcattttggctaacacgaaggaacaatgagctaccttcccacaggtaaaactaatggaaacaaacgagtccactagggggtgcCTCTGTtgtgtacgtcacttcctgcttcttctcaaaaacaaatccctcgagaggattttcatggccggagttacaaaaagctgtatatgtcaaaatcatgttttgtggtgaaaaaacaatgggaccatattggctgtgggtttttcattaataatataccaaaaatcatccgttggacgacacttgacctttaatgttgtCATGCTGGTTGCTGAAGTTAACGGACCATGGTAATGCACTCATACTTTACaccatgaacaaaaataaaatgaaaaaaaattctctggtTTGCAGAGGAACCTACTATAGTGAATTAATGCGTTTCTGGTTCAAACTGTTCCTATAAGCAAACTTTTATGAACTGTACAGGCAATTTAATAagaatattttaacatttctggTTGTCATGCAACTATAAAGATGTTACAcactatgaaaaaaattaataaaaccaCTCATCCCCAGAAGAACCGACCTTACTCAAAGCtagagtaaatattttttttttcaatgttaacaacaTCCTAAACCACCACTAGAGGAGAAGCTGATTAAGCCTCTCAGTTCCTCTAATATTtcctgtattttattatttgataaTGTAGTTACTACCATAGACCTTGACGCTCTGGCTCACTTGATGCCGTATGTAATGACGTACTGGAAATGATGTATTTTACATTGTTGTGTTTCCCGCCCCCTTGTTTCTCATTTACAAAAATCTATCTTAACCTgttatattgcatttttgttgcagaaaaaaaattgtattagaATTACtgtgtaaatggaaaaaacatcacatacaaacaaaaaagtttttgggCAGTGTATCTGAGGACTCATTAGCTGCCCAAAAAGGTTCCTGATAGAAAATATATGTACTGAACAATGCATGCACGTAAGACTAATAAAAGAGGATGACTCACAGTGGGATGTGCGATTGGATATCTTTATCACAAATGCT
This genomic window from Syngnathoides biaculeatus isolate LvHL_M chromosome 23, ASM1980259v1, whole genome shotgun sequence contains:
- the knl1 gene encoding uncharacterized protein knl1 isoform X1 — encoded protein: MEPLDPGKNDENSDYCGSRRISSILKAPRKLIFTDAEEQENMVGCAKPTERRNSRRVSFAPANDVLLFDKDVNDPSKLRSPFQELMSTAVLATKNGVQRSSEDGFQQIMGIESLLTGPLLTSEMNGKGTSVSNVGFGEETVIYCEDDGFMEMTQSHTINIAINEGCLVDSPQKNRTTFVFGGKKTVMASPNSKSLDMSPRYNANVTRGTEVPVPGSVTDFKVISSLPNFDPSCNNMFCSLSESHVSNVKFSEPSLHTNMSQVKTPNQDGNKENQTPSSLYSEMGKLVNKARNIGLYQDMDLTATHTSPIAELTGDADDPFQCLFPTQEMYSQSDSTLQAMDNTKSLQRQTSMAAGSYNPKVAFGNRIEKGNAEEETFQMTDRHHLKKQPFHALQRQRINSKTQEDCREQAVRFTGGNAHLDVTGSHSVNTTSTFTTQSKEILNSLTVNIGTPFQIGEQNIVNSVPAGGQKNIRFSANDAVMDIPTVTPIIDTPFEPGSQHITNFLPAGGEKNRISKNETVMDLTQNVTANIATHLEPGAHQNSNSKPPEEDKAITFSGNDTAMDITQTVTPIIDIPFEPGTRLNTSFVPAGRENIRFSANDTAMDLTDNLIANIATYFKPGAYQNSNIHLERGKTIGFCPNDRVMTMTQNLTGIIDAPFEPGAQKDVHFLPGGGEKTIRFSANDAAMDVTQNLTAINDTLFKQGQNHNMKYVHAGREKNGLSTNSTVMDLTGNLTASTATNLEPDLHPNANTIPPGRENSICFSDNGAVMDTRQSIASKIHTPFKPGAHKNVRSVPPGGEKTILFSENDAAMDITQNPTAIIYTPFELGVNHMTNFVSAGRDKTIRFSTNDVAMDVAQNGHGNVATHMEPYAHQNSNFVLATGEKTIRFLEKDAAMDLTGTLTTNIASYQPAAHQNVDFALDGGVKALKQSLPTNNDSHLEQGVPQNQPIGGENIISFSTRKTPIDVTQSLTMKIDAPFEVRAHQYPHFVLAGEERIQKFPAKDATMGVEQRLPKNIDSDLEPGPHHNEPTNELGTNQNVNFIPTVRANGMRVSVNDAANEVTKSNPPLEPATHQNVNFRPAGEGKLQRFSANDSAVDATQSIPANIDTDLEGGACHNDLTSKSATHQNFNILPAVPETSVRFRVNDAALELPESHATNTTCFKPQTQQNEECFTFGEEKSIKLNTNDAPVDVTQCHTVNIAVRSLSNGVPQAKKQEELCGVPKNTSLLVPGLNPEQNIFCNAGFASTYPMIMKAGPPAEPYVGESDNKNQLIPVQAKTLYVDNQYKVAEMKAVYDSPLSKVKNKDGSSQVAETDKNINLREIQTSFIVGDGCSGEPSQCESSTQQPYAVVQESRGMTSQQTHEALELSTQGVVERPDALDSKETLRSNEAHLRNNTSPLSQKLNLPNAGDICSSSSPSTQSRRVSLANLQLKLKRLSCITSKPSEITDKESCTAPLPYLDADKNTKADKNDLVPEVVPDVKTDFENIEDDDTQNGLQDYTPTVFQFKTTELMSRLSITGFKPKIPQRSPPDELKKANSSYANSQEKSVCMTRTENIMSKLKNWSDDGSDINDEVFYDGGEDLSETLDTERTHDLFENICFEDFNIDETLLDKVFQEKKPNGIQGIKRPLPSEENNAEHKKKMKASSQVVPEPVEMGALGHVLENDRENNTTVPTSSNQAMDSSNSTHTDSSRYDPPFNSNFKQSMLESQLEDCDLQKLHDGSITMLEFFKLFNIDFVIHKPRQSVIPSRLPFNTDHSPMDVLRDRLINRPKEKVYESDFEILSGKVEGLNCRMSDLSKPLKILNKCLWEELKEWSGKEMTSFGVKLKETNNFFRKMNKVHSHEMKEVLYSDLVQSVTDRQQKLRSTVDVSNDMIKTLDDCICDLEAELAAFEEKGNENKPSLKSLQEEEKKVNEIVEDKKRQIYELEVQSAQTSRQLSRLKVETNNLQSHIVILNKIHEWRFKEKTGNYTVYSFLNDTLHLELQYKGNSADKNPDQDISHINFTFLLDEEKSQSHACIVHKLLSQYIEGERAWLEKYTTSRQVPKLLHDVSLVVSHCRLFGEELRVLKMCGGLRLNILEISCVDTQVNIVFSSLRRYSKFEVTLSVSLANHLYDLQVLGFKNFIGNTTSHQIKQIVESFTPGKKLLTKILKKINCDLLC
- the knl1 gene encoding uncharacterized protein knl1 isoform X2, translated to MEPLDPGKNDENSDYCGSRRISSILKAPRKLIFTDAEEQENMVGCAKPTERRNSRRVSFAPANDVLLFDKDVNDPSKLRSPFQELMSTVLATKNGVQRSSEDGFQQIMGIESLLTGPLLTSEMNGKGTSVSNVGFGEETVIYCEDDGFMEMTQSHTINIAINEGCLVDSPQKNRTTFVFGGKKTVMASPNSKSLDMSPRYNANVTRGTEVPVPGSVTDFKVISSLPNFDPSCNNMFCSLSESHVSNVKFSEPSLHTNMSQVKTPNQDGNKENQTPSSLYSEMGKLVNKARNIGLYQDMDLTATHTSPIAELTGDADDPFQCLFPTQEMYSQSDSTLQAMDNTKSLQRQTSMAAGSYNPKVAFGNRIEKGNAEEETFQMTDRHHLKKQPFHALQRQRINSKTQEDCREQAVRFTGGNAHLDVTGSHSVNTTSTFTTQSKEILNSLTVNIGTPFQIGEQNIVNSVPAGGQKNIRFSANDAVMDIPTVTPIIDTPFEPGSQHITNFLPAGGEKNRISKNETVMDLTQNVTANIATHLEPGAHQNSNSKPPEEDKAITFSGNDTAMDITQTVTPIIDIPFEPGTRLNTSFVPAGRENIRFSANDTAMDLTDNLIANIATYFKPGAYQNSNIHLERGKTIGFCPNDRVMTMTQNLTGIIDAPFEPGAQKDVHFLPGGGEKTIRFSANDAAMDVTQNLTAINDTLFKQGQNHNMKYVHAGREKNGLSTNSTVMDLTGNLTASTATNLEPDLHPNANTIPPGRENSICFSDNGAVMDTRQSIASKIHTPFKPGAHKNVRSVPPGGEKTILFSENDAAMDITQNPTAIIYTPFELGVNHMTNFVSAGRDKTIRFSTNDVAMDVAQNGHGNVATHMEPYAHQNSNFVLATGEKTIRFLEKDAAMDLTGTLTTNIASYQPAAHQNVDFALDGGVKALKQSLPTNNDSHLEQGVPQNQPIGGENIISFSTRKTPIDVTQSLTMKIDAPFEVRAHQYPHFVLAGEERIQKFPAKDATMGVEQRLPKNIDSDLEPGPHHNEPTNELGTNQNVNFIPTVRANGMRVSVNDAANEVTKSNPPLEPATHQNVNFRPAGEGKLQRFSANDSAVDATQSIPANIDTDLEGGACHNDLTSKSATHQNFNILPAVPETSVRFRVNDAALELPESHATNTTCFKPQTQQNEECFTFGEEKSIKLNTNDAPVDVTQCHTVNIAVRSLSNGVPQAKKQEELCGVPKNTSLLVPGLNPEQNIFCNAGFASTYPMIMKAGPPAEPYVGESDNKNQLIPVQAKTLYVDNQYKVAEMKAVYDSPLSKVKNKDGSSQVAETDKNINLREIQTSFIVGDGCSGEPSQCESSTQQPYAVVQESRGMTSQQTHEALELSTQGVVERPDALDSKETLRSNEAHLRNNTSPLSQKLNLPNAGDICSSSSPSTQSRRVSLANLQLKLKRLSCITSKPSEITDKESCTAPLPYLDADKNTKADKNDLVPEVVPDVKTDFENIEDDDTQNGLQDYTPTVFQFKTTELMSRLSITGFKPKIPQRSPPDELKKANSSYANSQEKSVCMTRTENIMSKLKNWSDDGSDINDEVFYDGGEDLSETLDTERTHDLFENICFEDFNIDETLLDKVFQEKKPNGIQGIKRPLPSEENNAEHKKKMKASSQVVPEPVEMGALGHVLENDRENNTTVPTSSNQAMDSSNSTHTDSSRYDPPFNSNFKQSMLESQLEDCDLQKLHDGSITMLEFFKLFNIDFVIHKPRQSVIPSRLPFNTDHSPMDVLRDRLINRPKEKVYESDFEILSGKVEGLNCRMSDLSKPLKILNKCLWEELKEWSGKEMTSFGVKLKETNNFFRKMNKVHSHEMKEVLYSDLVQSVTDRQQKLRSTVDVSNDMIKTLDDCICDLEAELAAFEEKGNENKPSLKSLQEEEKKVNEIVEDKKRQIYELEVQSAQTSRQLSRLKVETNNLQSHIVILNKIHEWRFKEKTGNYTVYSFLNDTLHLELQYKGNSADKNPDQDISHINFTFLLDEEKSQSHACIVHKLLSQYIEGERAWLEKYTTSRQVPKLLHDVSLVVSHCRLFGEELRVLKMCGGLRLNILEISCVDTQVNIVFSSLRRYSKFEVTLSVSLANHLYDLQVLGFKNFIGNTTSHQIKQIVESFTPGKKLLTKILKKINCDLLC